The window CCGAGGACGCCGCCGAGGCGCTGCAGGACCTCCACGACGAGGCGACCGAAATCATCGAGATGGCGATGGACGCCCTTCTCGAGGAGGATTCCGACCGCGCGACCCGCCTCGCCAACGACGCCCGCCAGCGCGTGACGAAAATCGACGAACTCTCCCGGCGGGTCGACGACGAGATTCGCCAACTGGAACCCCAGCAGGCCCAACTGCTCGGCCTCGTGGTCGACTCCCTTTCTCGAAGCGCCGACTACGGCGGCAACATCGCCGAAACCGCCCTCCAGAAGGCCGCCCCGAAGCCGTAAGCCGCGCTGCCGTCGTCTTTTAACTATTAGCGGGCCCTGAAGACCGTATGGTCACGGAACTGCGGGATGGGGTGTGGTGGTACGAGGCCAGCGGCGTCAACGCCTACTTCGTCGCCGACGACGACGGCGTCACACTTGTGGACGCGGGGACGCCCTTCGACACGTCGACGGTCGAGCGGGCCGTCGAGGAAGCCGGCTTCGGCCTCGGCGACGTCGAGCGGATTCTCGTTACCCACTACGACGTCGACCACGTGGGGTCGATAGCCAAACTGGCCGTCGATGCGCCCATCTTCGTCGGCCGGAAGGACGCACCGTTCCTGACGGGCGAAAAGCGCCCCTCGCCGCTACGATTCAAGGGATTCACCCAGTTCGTTTCGGGGCCGTTCGTTCCCGACGTTCCCGAAGCGCGCGTCCGTCGCGTGGATGACGGCGATGCCATCGGTGGCTTCGCCGCGTATCACACACCGGGGCATACGCCCGGCCATACCGCCTACGTCCACGAGAATCTGGAGGTGGCCTTCCTCGGCGATTTGGTCATCGAACGCGACGGCGCGTTGCGGCCAGCGCCGTGGTTCATCTGCGACGACGCGGATACCGTCGACCGGAGCATCCGGTCGTTTGCCGCTGCGGCCCCCGACTTCGAAGTCGCCGCGATGGGCCACGGAACCCCCTTCAAGCGCGGTGGGAGCGAGCACCTGCGTCAACTGGCCGATTCCCGGTAGGCGTACTCTTTTCAAACTGCCGACCGAAATCGTGTGTATGGCTGACACCTCTCTGCCCGCTCCCGAGGGATGGGGCGAAGTCGAGGAGACGCCGCAACCAATCGAGAAGTATCAGGCCGAAAACCCCGCGCTGTTCGAACACGACGAGGAACCCCTCGGCGTGCAGGTCCTGCCGGACGACCCGCTGGAAAGCGGCATCTGGCGGGTCGGCGTGATACTGGGCGAGAAGACGGATATGGAGGCCGTCGAGACGGTCGAACGCGGGATTCGCGGCCGACAGGAAGCACTCCAAGAGGCCCGCGAGTTGATGGAGGCGTTCAACGAGCAGGGGATGGCCCATATCGAGCAGGCGCTCGAAGACGGAACGAACCCGGTCAAAGAGGCGCCGGAATCCGACGAATAGCGCGGAATCCGGTGGTTATGCGGTGAGTTCTTCGGCCACGGCCTCGGCGTCGAGCAGTTCGGGGTCGATGATGTGGCCGGCCTGTCCCTTGACGAACTCCGGGACGGAATCGCGCGTGTAGAAGACCACGCGCACGTCGGGGTTGAGGTCCGTCGCGATGGGGACCGAAGTCGCGAGGCCGGCGTCGGTGATGACGATGACGTCGGCCTCGACGATGCCCGCCTCTTCGAGGGCGGGCCGGTTGGCCGTCCCCTCGGCGTAGGAGACGTCCGCACCGTGGTCTTCGAGCGCTTCGCCGAGATTGTCGGGGTCCTCGCCCGCGATGATTACCTTACTCATATTCGATGGTTGCCGGGGGTTTGTGGGTCACGTCGTAGACGACGCGGGAGACGTTATCCAGCGTGCCCGTGATGCGGGACTGGATGCGCTGGAGGGTCTCCCAGTCGATTTCCTGTGCGCGGGCGGTCATGCCGTCGCGGGATTCGACGGAGCGAACCGAAACGACCCACCCGTGGACGCGGTTGTCGCCCTTGACGCCCGTCGCCTTGCCGAGAACCGCTGCGAGGGCCTGCCAAGGGTCGTACTCTTCGAGTTCCTCCTCGATGATGTGGTTGGACTCGCGGGCGACTTCGAGTTTCTCCTCGGTCACTTCGCCGAGGACGCGGATAGCGAGACCGGGACCGGGGAACGGCATCCGCTCGGAGACGACTTCTTCGAGGTCCAGCGCGCGGGCGACCTCGCGAACCTCGTCCTTGTAGAGGTCACGCATCGGCTCGACGATGCCCTCGAAGTCGACGACGTCGGGGAGACCACCGACGTTGTGGTGGGATTTGATGGTCCCCTCGCTCTCGATGCGGTCCGGGTAGATGGTCCCCTGAACGAGATAGTCGGCGTCGACCTCGTTGGCGACCGTCTCGAACTCGCGGATGAACTGTTCGCCGATGGCGTGGCGCTTCTCCTCGGGGTCTGTGATGCCCGACAGCGCATCGAGGAAGCGGTCGCGGGCGTCGACGATGCGGAGACTCTCCATGTAGTCGAACGTCTCACGGACGCTCTCGGTTTCGCCCTTCCGCATCAGACCGGTGTCGACGTAGACCGGAGTCAACTGGTCGCCGACGGCCTCGTAGGCCAAGGCGGCGGCCGTCGATGAGTCGACGCCGCCGGAAAGGGCGATGACTGCGTTCTTGTCGCCGATTGCGTCGCTGATCTCCTCGATTTTCTCCTCGATGAATTCGTCTGTATCGACCATTAGGCGGTCACCTCTTCGGTGGATTCGGATTCTGCAAGAATCGTTTCGACCATCGCGAGGAAGGGCGGGGAGGCCCGTCCCGGACGGGAGCGGAACTCGGGGTGGAACTGCGTCCCGAAGAAGAACGGATGGTCCGGCAATTCGAGGATTTCCATCCGGTTGCCGGCGCGGCCGGAGAAGACGAGGCCGGCGTCTTCGAGGTCGTCGATGTATTCGGGATTGACCTCGTAGCGGTGGCGGTGGCGTTCGGTACACGACGTATCCTCGTAGATGTCGTGGGCCATCGTTCCGGGTTCGATGTCGGTCTCGTGGGCGCCGAGCCGCATCGTCCCGCCCATGTCCTCGATTTCGTACTGTTCGGGCAGGATGTCGATGACCGGATGCGGCGTGTCCTCCTCCATCTCCGCGGAGTGGGCGCCCTCGAAGCCACAGACGTTGCGGGCGAACTCCACGACGCCCATCTGGAAGCCGAGACACAACCCGAGGAACGGGACGTCGTTCTCCCGGGCGTACTGGACGGCCTCGATTTTCCCCTCGGTGCCGCGGGCGCCGAAGCCGCCGGGGACGATGATGCCGTCGGCCTGTTCGAGGCGGTCGGCGTGGGCGTCGTCCATCTCGTCGGCGTCGACCCAGAGGACGTTCACGTCGGTGTTGGTCTCGAAGCCGGCGTGTTTGAGCGATTCGTGAATCGAGAGGTAGGCGTCCTCGAGGGCGTACTTGCCGACCAAGGCGATGTCGACCTCGTCGGTCGTCTCCTGTGTGACGATGTCGCGCCACTCGTTTTCGCGTTCGTCCGCCGGGATGGCCTCGTCGGCCAGATTCAGCCGCTCCATGACGTACTCGTCGAGGCCCTCTTCCTCGACCATCAGGGGGACGTGATAGATGTCCTCGACGTCGGGATTCGAGAAGACGGCGTCGGTCGGGACGTCGCAGAACAGCGCGATTTTCTCCTTGGTCTTGGGGTCGAGTTTGTCCTCACAGCGGCCGACGAGAATGTCGGGCTGGAGGCCGATAGAACGGAGTTCCTTGACGGAGTGCTGGGTCGGCTTGGTCTTCTGCTCGCCGTTCTTCGAGTAGGGGACCAACGTGACGTGGGTAAAGAGGATGTCCTCGTCGTCTTCCTCGTGGGCGAACTGTCGGAGTGCTTCGAGGTAGGGCATCCCCTCGATGTCCCCGACGGTCCCGCCGACCTCGATGAGACAGACGTCGTGACCCTCGGCGGCCTCCCGAATCCGGCGTTTGATGTCGTCGGTGATGTGGGGGATAATCTGGACGGTGTTACCGAGGTAGTCCCCGGCCCGTTCCTTCTCGATGACGTGGCGATAGGTCTTGCCCGTCGTGATGTTGTGGTCGAAGGTCATGTCGATATCGAGGAACCGCTCGTAGTTCCCCAAGTCGAGGTCGACCTCCCCGCCGTCCTTCAGCACGTAGACTTCCCCGTGCTGGTAGGGGTTCATCGTCCCCGCGTCGACGTTGAGATACGGGTCGATTTTCACGGCCGTCACGTCGAAACCGGCGTTGGCGAGCAAGCGTCCCGTACTCGCCGCTGTGATGCCTTTGCCCAGGCCGGACATCACGCCACCGGTGACGAAGATGAACTTGTTCCCCAGTGTGGGGTCGTAATCAGTAAGCTCCGTCGGCATACCGACGGTCCGCGAGCGTCGGACAAAACGGTTTCGACACCCACCCGGTGCGGCCCGGTCTGTCACGCCAGCGAGTGGCGGTCGAGGTCGGCCGAGTCAGGAATGAGCTTCCTCTTTCGCGGCTTCCATCAGTCCCTCGTCGGTGGCGACGAGCACCCACGCCCAGCGGTAGCGCCGGTCGACGACGACAAGCGTGAAGTTCCACCACGGGTCGCCGAACCAGTCGCTCCATGGGTCGCGAGTACGATAGACGGTCATCTCCTCGTAGCGGTCCTCGACGATCCCGTCGGTGAACCCGCGCGCGAGTCGCTTCGCGCTCGCACAGCTCCCGTACTGCTGTTCGATGGTATCGACGTACGGCTTCGACCCACCGTGGACGAGCTGTTCGGCGAGGACGCCGTCCAGTGACAGCGCCGATTCGACGGTAAACGTCGGGTCCGCGTCGTCGTCGGCGTCGATGCCGAGTGCCGCCGTGACGGCCTTCGAGGTCAGCAGTTCGGTGAAGAAATTCGCCTCCGCGAGCACGTTGTTGGCAAGATACCAGTCTATCGTCTCCGAGTCGGGAATCCGGACACAACAGTGCCGAGCGTCACCTCTCGGCCGCGTATCTGACATAGACTGG of the Natronomonas halophila genome contains:
- a CDS encoding MBL fold metallo-hydrolase — its product is MVTELRDGVWWYEASGVNAYFVADDDGVTLVDAGTPFDTSTVERAVEEAGFGLGDVERILVTHYDVDHVGSIAKLAVDAPIFVGRKDAPFLTGEKRPSPLRFKGFTQFVSGPFVPDVPEARVRRVDDGDAIGGFAAYHTPGHTPGHTAYVHENLEVAFLGDLVIERDGALRPAPWFICDDADTVDRSIRSFAAAAPDFEVAAMGHGTPFKRGGSEHLRQLADSR
- a CDS encoding DUF7126 family protein → MSKVIIAGEDPDNLGEALEDHGADVSYAEGTANRPALEEAGIVEADVIVITDAGLATSVPIATDLNPDVRVVFYTRDSVPEFVKGQAGHIIDPELLDAEAVAEELTA
- the guaA gene encoding glutamine-hydrolyzing GMP synthase; amino-acid sequence: MVDTDEFIEEKIEEISDAIGDKNAVIALSGGVDSSTAAALAYEAVGDQLTPVYVDTGLMRKGETESVRETFDYMESLRIVDARDRFLDALSGITDPEEKRHAIGEQFIREFETVANEVDADYLVQGTIYPDRIESEGTIKSHHNVGGLPDVVDFEGIVEPMRDLYKDEVREVARALDLEEVVSERMPFPGPGLAIRVLGEVTEEKLEVARESNHIIEEELEEYDPWQALAAVLGKATGVKGDNRVHGWVVSVRSVESRDGMTARAQEIDWETLQRIQSRITGTLDNVSRVVYDVTHKPPATIEYE
- the pyrG gene encoding glutamine hydrolyzing CTP synthase, which produces MPTELTDYDPTLGNKFIFVTGGVMSGLGKGITAASTGRLLANAGFDVTAVKIDPYLNVDAGTMNPYQHGEVYVLKDGGEVDLDLGNYERFLDIDMTFDHNITTGKTYRHVIEKERAGDYLGNTVQIIPHITDDIKRRIREAAEGHDVCLIEVGGTVGDIEGMPYLEALRQFAHEEDDEDILFTHVTLVPYSKNGEQKTKPTQHSVKELRSIGLQPDILVGRCEDKLDPKTKEKIALFCDVPTDAVFSNPDVEDIYHVPLMVEEEGLDEYVMERLNLADEAIPADERENEWRDIVTQETTDEVDIALVGKYALEDAYLSIHESLKHAGFETNTDVNVLWVDADEMDDAHADRLEQADGIIVPGGFGARGTEGKIEAVQYARENDVPFLGLCLGFQMGVVEFARNVCGFEGAHSAEMEEDTPHPVIDILPEQYEIEDMGGTMRLGAHETDIEPGTMAHDIYEDTSCTERHRHRYEVNPEYIDDLEDAGLVFSGRAGNRMEILELPDHPFFFGTQFHPEFRSRPGRASPPFLAMVETILAESESTEEVTA